Proteins from a single region of Caloramator sp. E03:
- the xseB gene encoding exodeoxyribonuclease VII small subunit: MGRNKNDKSFEEALKRLEEISNIMEEDDLSLEESLKLFEEGMKLADFCNKKLDEAERKISIIVKGKDDNTFEEDFALKEE; encoded by the coding sequence ATGGGAAGAAATAAAAATGATAAGAGCTTTGAAGAAGCGTTAAAAAGGCTGGAGGAAATTTCGAATATAATGGAGGAGGATGATCTTTCCTTAGAGGAGTCCTTAAAGCTATTTGAAGAAGGTATGAAGCTTGCCGATTTTTGCAATAAGAAGCTTGATGAAGCTGAAAGAAAAATAAGTATAATAGTTAAAGGCAAAGATGATAATACCTTCGAAGAGGACTTTGCTTTAAAGGAGGAGTAA
- a CDS encoding Asp23/Gls24 family envelope stress response protein produces MDENTTIISEVGEVKIAPEVVNVIASLAATEVKGVAGMSGGFTDDIAEKFGMKSSNKGIKVQLGEEQVTIDLFLIIEYGFRIPEVAWEVQQNVKKAVETMTGLKVVEVNIHVQGINIQRESKEEEIPKKTK; encoded by the coding sequence GTGGATGAAAATACAACTATTATAAGTGAAGTAGGAGAAGTGAAGATAGCACCAGAGGTTGTAAATGTTATAGCATCTCTTGCTGCAACTGAAGTTAAGGGAGTTGCAGGAATGAGTGGAGGATTTACAGATGATATCGCAGAAAAGTTTGGGATGAAATCTTCAAATAAAGGAATAAAGGTGCAGCTTGGTGAAGAACAAGTTACTATAGACCTTTTTCTTATAATCGAATATGGATTTAGAATTCCTGAAGTTGCTTGGGAAGTACAGCAAAATGTTAAAAAAGCTGTTGAGACAATGACAGGCCTTAAAGTTGTTGAAGTAAATATACATGTACAGGGAATAAACATACAAAGAGAATCTAAGGAAGAAGAAATCCCTAAAAAAACAAAGTAG
- a CDS encoding polyprenyl synthetase family protein has protein sequence MDFEKELIEKQTLVNMVLERIIDKNAPQKIIESMNYSLLAGGKRIRPILSISICEALGGKIDDILEFACAIELIHTYSLIHDDLPAMDDDDLRRGRPTNHRVYGEAISILAGDGLLNYAFEIMLDIAVKKNKISYVKAAYTIAKASGITGMVGGQVIDIESEGKSIDLDTLYEMHRKKTGALITASCLCGCIIAEREDMYNTVLQYGKDLGIAFQIVDDILDYEGDIKKLGKNTGADKQKNKSTFVSILGIEESKKIAKEYSMKATESAKIIDNSGFLLNLTDYLLHRES, from the coding sequence ATGGATTTTGAAAAAGAGTTAATAGAAAAACAGACTTTAGTAAATATGGTTCTTGAAAGAATAATAGATAAGAACGCTCCCCAAAAAATAATAGAATCAATGAATTACAGCCTTCTTGCAGGTGGAAAAAGGATAAGACCAATACTATCAATTTCTATATGTGAGGCATTAGGTGGAAAAATTGATGATATATTGGAATTTGCTTGTGCAATAGAACTTATACATACCTATTCCTTAATACATGATGATCTTCCAGCAATGGATGATGATGATTTAAGAAGGGGAAGGCCTACAAATCATAGGGTGTATGGAGAAGCAATTTCAATATTAGCAGGTGATGGACTTTTAAATTATGCATTTGAGATTATGCTTGATATAGCTGTTAAAAAGAATAAAATAAGCTATGTAAAGGCTGCATATACTATTGCAAAAGCATCAGGGATAACAGGTATGGTTGGAGGTCAGGTTATTGATATAGAAAGTGAAGGCAAAAGTATAGATTTAGATACTCTGTACGAAATGCATAGAAAAAAAACAGGAGCGTTGATTACAGCTTCATGTCTTTGTGGTTGTATAATTGCTGAAAGAGAAGATATGTATAATACAGTTTTGCAGTATGGAAAAGACCTTGGGATTGCCTTTCAAATAGTTGATGATATACTTGATTATGAAGGAGATATTAAAAAGCTTGGGAAAAATACGGGAGCTGATAAACAGAAAAATAAATCTACATTTGTAAGCATCTTAGGGATTGAAGAATCAAAAAAAATTGCAAAAGAGTATTCTATGAAAGCTACAGAAAGTGCTAAAATTATTGATAATAGTGGCTTCCTTTTAAATCTTACTGATTATTTGCTTCATAGAGAAAGCTAA
- the spoIIIAF gene encoding stage III sporulation protein AF, with translation MLEILKKYILSITVMVLFLAFIDLIMPENSFKKYAKFITGLIVIITILTPIFKIFDRRSDIETYILNYQNEMDTDALISNKGDIQKKVRMQTEQVFKEKLKESIEKDIYDATKKRYNVTNIVIDESNNKDIYGFVNIKYIELQLEEDNSTIKSVDKVVIGQNSRNEYKFKDEEVIILLEKKYNINSSSIKFVK, from the coding sequence ATGTTGGAGATTTTAAAAAAATATATTTTGTCGATTACGGTTATGGTGTTGTTTTTAGCGTTTATTGATCTTATTATGCCTGAAAACAGTTTTAAAAAATATGCTAAGTTCATAACAGGGCTAATAGTAATAATAACAATATTAACACCAATATTTAAAATTTTTGATAGAAGAAGCGATATAGAAACATATATATTGAATTATCAAAATGAAATGGATACGGATGCTTTGATTTCAAATAAAGGTGATATACAAAAAAAAGTTAGGATGCAAACAGAACAGGTTTTTAAAGAGAAACTAAAAGAGAGTATCGAGAAGGATATATATGATGCTACTAAAAAAAGATATAATGTAACAAATATTGTTATTGACGAGAGTAATAATAAAGATATATATGGATTTGTGAATATAAAATACATAGAGCTTCAATTAGAAGAAGATAATTCAACTATAAAATCCGTAGATAAAGTTGTAATAGGACAAAATAGTAGAAATGAATATAAGTTTAAGGATGAGGAAGTTATCATATTGCTTGAAAAAAAATATAATATAAATTCTTCTTCTATTAAATTTGTAAAGTGA
- a CDS encoding DUF2273 domain-containing protein: MWKEVLLNIFHNNRGKFIGAIVGFILAIFILTIGFLKALFIAICVFIGYYIGKKIDNKESIVETIQKILPDEWK, from the coding sequence ATGTGGAAAGAAGTGTTGTTAAATATCTTCCACAATAACCGGGGAAAGTTTATTGGAGCAATTGTAGGATTTATCCTTGCAATATTCATATTAACTATTGGATTTTTAAAAGCATTATTTATTGCAATATGTGTATTTATAGGGTATTATATTGGAAAAAAGATAGATAATAAAGAGAGTATAGTAGAAACAATTCAAAAAATACTACCTGATGAATGGAAATAA
- the xseA gene encoding exodeoxyribonuclease VII large subunit produces the protein MNKKPFTVSTLTEYIKDIIENDIELCNVTVTGEISNFKFHSSGHMYFTLKDEEAKIKCVMFKGYNQFLKFMPEDGMNVIITGYISVYERDGQYQLYCCSMERDGLGNLYVAFEKLKDKLEKEGLFDKERKRPIPVFPQKIGVVTSPTGAVIRDIINVSSRRFYNVNIVLYPAKVQGEGAKESIVEAIEYFNTRDDIDVIIIARGGGSIEELWAFNEEIVARAIYKSKIPVISAVGHETDFTIADFVSDLRASTPSHAAEMAVPCYDDLKYKIKSIENIMFSNLQDKILENRYKVKDLIRLLNSESPENLIRQSQQYVDVLQYKILSNIQNRINIDRKHLEAVLNKLDALNPAKVLLRGYAYIESKGEIVKSVKKLHIDDNINLHLSDGVVECKVEKIMEDIYGKK, from the coding sequence ATGAATAAAAAACCTTTTACAGTCTCTACTTTAACTGAATACATAAAAGATATAATTGAAAATGATATAGAATTATGCAATGTAACAGTAACAGGAGAAATATCAAATTTTAAATTTCACTCTTCTGGACACATGTACTTTACATTAAAAGATGAAGAAGCCAAAATAAAATGTGTAATGTTTAAAGGCTATAATCAGTTCTTAAAGTTTATGCCTGAGGATGGAATGAATGTAATAATAACAGGGTATATCTCAGTATATGAAAGGGATGGCCAGTATCAATTATATTGTTGTAGTATGGAAAGGGATGGATTAGGGAACCTGTATGTTGCCTTTGAAAAATTAAAGGATAAGCTTGAGAAAGAAGGGCTTTTTGACAAGGAAAGAAAAAGGCCTATACCTGTGTTCCCGCAAAAAATAGGAGTTGTGACATCTCCAACGGGAGCAGTTATACGAGATATTATAAATGTCTCTTCAAGAAGATTTTATAATGTAAATATAGTATTATATCCTGCTAAGGTTCAGGGGGAAGGAGCTAAGGAAAGTATAGTTGAGGCAATAGAATATTTTAATACAAGAGATGATATTGATGTTATAATAATAGCAAGGGGAGGAGGCTCAATTGAAGAGCTATGGGCTTTTAATGAGGAGATTGTTGCAAGGGCAATATATAAAAGTAAAATTCCAGTAATTTCTGCTGTTGGGCATGAAACGGATTTTACAATAGCAGATTTTGTTTCTGATCTTAGAGCATCAACTCCTTCTCATGCTGCTGAGATGGCTGTCCCTTGTTATGATGATTTAAAATATAAAATTAAAAGCATAGAAAACATAATGTTTTCGAATTTGCAAGATAAGATATTAGAAAATAGATATAAAGTAAAGGATTTGATTAGACTACTTAACTCAGAATCTCCTGAAAACTTAATAAGGCAGAGTCAGCAGTATGTAGATGTTCTTCAGTATAAAATACTAAGCAATATTCAAAACAGAATAAATATTGATAGAAAACATCTTGAGGCAGTTTTGAATAAGCTTGATGCCTTAAATCCAGCAAAGGTATTATTAAGGGGATATGCATATATTGAGAGTAAAGGAGAAATAGTAAAAAGCGTAAAAAAGCTTCACATTGATGATAATATTAATCTTCACCTTAGTGATGGAGTTGTAGAATGTAAGGTGGAGAAGATTATGGAGGATATCTATGGGAAGAAATAA
- a CDS encoding divergent PAP2 family protein, whose product MLREIINNKILIAAVLGWAVAQFLKIFTSYFTAGKVDFSRIIGSGGMPSSHSAFSVALAVKCGYIVGFDSPEFAIALCFALIVMYDAAGVRRAAGNQARILNLIIDDIIKENGIREERLKELIGHTPIEVIAGALLGIIIGIIA is encoded by the coding sequence ATGTTGCGTGAAATAATAAACAATAAAATATTAATAGCTGCAGTTTTAGGGTGGGCAGTAGCACAATTTCTCAAAATTTTTACTTCTTATTTTACAGCTGGAAAAGTAGATTTTTCAAGGATAATAGGCTCAGGAGGAATGCCAAGTTCCCATTCAGCATTTTCAGTAGCTTTGGCAGTAAAGTGTGGATATATAGTTGGATTCGACAGCCCAGAATTTGCTATAGCATTATGTTTTGCCTTAATAGTTATGTATGACGCAGCTGGTGTAAGGAGAGCAGCTGGAAATCAAGCAAGGATATTAAATTTAATAATAGATGATATTATAAAGGAAAATGGAATTAGAGAAGAGAGATTAAAGGAGCTAATAGGACATACGCCAATAGAAGTTATTGCAGGAGCTCTTTTAGGGATAATAATTGGTATTATTGCATAG
- a CDS encoding O-sialoglycoprotein endopeptidase: MCRVLGIDTSNYTTSVAVVDNGKIVYDTRKLLKIKTGEKGLRQSEALFQHVNNLPLILNDKSVSNLDAVCVSIKPRPIEESYMPVFKAGQSIAEAIAYTNNINIYYTTHQEGHIEAACRSIDFEYKEFVALHLSGGTSEVLHIKRDKGYFIKKIGGTKDISLGQFIDRIGVALGFEFPAGKYVDSLAMSKDDAGLRIPSRVDGLEFNLSGQETLGLKYINMGYNPYEICYAAMLCISKTIEKTINNILKTYNLPVLIMGGVASSEFLRNYISKRFYNLVFFGDPKYASDNAVGIAYIGYMNQGGI, from the coding sequence ATGTGTAGGGTTTTAGGGATTGATACAAGCAATTATACGACTTCTGTTGCAGTTGTTGATAATGGTAAAATAGTTTATGATACCAGAAAACTTCTTAAAATAAAGACTGGAGAAAAGGGCTTGAGGCAATCTGAAGCCCTTTTTCAGCATGTGAATAATTTGCCTCTTATTTTAAATGATAAATCTGTTAGCAATCTTGATGCCGTATGTGTTAGTATAAAGCCAAGACCTATTGAAGAATCATATATGCCAGTATTTAAAGCAGGACAAAGTATAGCAGAGGCTATTGCATATACAAATAATATAAATATTTATTATACAACACACCAGGAGGGGCATATTGAAGCGGCTTGCCGTTCTATAGATTTTGAATATAAAGAATTTGTTGCATTACATCTATCTGGAGGGACTTCAGAAGTTTTACACATAAAAAGGGACAAAGGTTATTTTATTAAGAAAATTGGAGGGACTAAGGATATAAGCCTTGGTCAGTTTATTGATAGAATTGGCGTAGCTTTAGGGTTTGAATTTCCTGCAGGTAAATATGTAGACTCACTTGCCATGTCTAAAGATGATGCTGGCCTTAGAATACCATCAAGGGTTGATGGATTAGAATTTAATCTTTCAGGACAGGAAACGTTAGGACTAAAATATATAAATATGGGCTATAATCCTTATGAGATATGCTATGCAGCAATGCTTTGCATCTCTAAAACAATAGAAAAAACTATAAACAATATTTTAAAGACATATAACCTTCCTGTTTTAATAATGGGAGGGGTTGCATCAAGTGAATTTTTAAGAAACTATATTTCAAAAAGATTTTATAATCTTGTTTTTTTTGGCGATCCTAAATATGCTTCGGATAACGCAGTAGGGATTGCCTATATTGGATATATGAATCAGGGAGGTATTTGA
- the nusB gene encoding transcription antitermination factor NusB translates to MSRKLARETAMTLIYQMNVNNSNASEVLESFIENSELELSKDDVEYLKNCLEGVENRKKEIDGYIERYLKPGWKMGRIAKVDLAILRLGVYEMLYREDVPNVVAVNEAIELAKKYSTDESRVFINGVLGNILREIK, encoded by the coding sequence ATGAGTAGAAAACTTGCAAGGGAAACAGCGATGACATTGATATACCAGATGAATGTTAATAATTCAAATGCATCAGAGGTACTTGAAAGTTTCATTGAAAATAGCGAATTAGAGCTTTCAAAGGATGATGTTGAATATTTAAAAAACTGTTTAGAAGGAGTCGAAAATCGCAAAAAAGAAATTGACGGTTATATAGAAAGATATTTAAAACCTGGGTGGAAGATGGGAAGAATTGCAAAGGTTGATCTTGCAATTTTAAGGCTAGGAGTTTATGAAATGCTTTATAGGGAAGATGTTCCAAATGTTGTTGCAGTAAATGAAGCTATTGAGCTTGCAAAAAAATACAGCACGGATGAATCAAGGGTATTTATTAATGGAGTACTTGGCAATATACTAAGGGAGATAAAATAA
- the amaP gene encoding alkaline shock response membrane anchor protein AmaP — protein MNSLNKFLLILYIIALTCFYGLLMLMPLNYVNYNRALQFLNNLYGVYKWYYFIILLLLIIINMYFIISIFIGSRSPKIGVLKSMPEGDMYISNETIKSLVLKTIEQTKGIKDAKVFVKPGKDNMNILIKALVVPDINIPSTIKNVQENVKNYIENIAEIPVGEIKVVIEDIAQNTKLRFE, from the coding sequence ATGAATAGTTTGAATAAGTTTTTGCTTATTCTATATATTATTGCCCTTACATGCTTTTATGGTCTGCTTATGCTTATGCCTTTAAATTATGTTAATTATAATAGGGCATTACAATTTTTAAATAACCTCTATGGAGTTTATAAGTGGTACTATTTTATAATTCTTTTACTATTAATAATAATAAACATGTATTTCATAATTTCAATTTTTATTGGTTCAAGAAGCCCTAAAATAGGAGTATTAAAAAGTATGCCCGAAGGGGATATGTACATATCTAATGAAACAATTAAATCTCTTGTGCTTAAAACTATAGAACAGACAAAAGGAATAAAGGATGCTAAAGTTTTTGTAAAACCGGGTAAGGATAATATGAACATATTAATAAAGGCTTTGGTAGTTCCTGATATTAATATACCAAGTACCATTAAAAATGTACAAGAAAATGTTAAAAACTATATAGAAAATATAGCAGAAATCCCGGTAGGAGAGATAAAAGTTGTTATAGAGGATATAGCTCAAAATACAAAGCTTCGTTTTGAATAG
- a CDS encoding SpoIIIAH-like family protein — protein MSNLRRQTIIIAVLIVLIGCAGWFAKRFNDTVQDTNAVSSKSVSKSQTTNFFAESRMGRDNQRSAMKEEYEKIISDNQANKEAKAVASTKLMQLLDWGNKENTVETLVKERGFEDAICFIDDNGVELCVKTNEQLTDEQANQLKDIIVRTTHISPSNITIKAKQ, from the coding sequence ATGTCAAACTTAAGACGTCAAACAATTATAATTGCTGTTTTAATAGTACTTATTGGATGTGCAGGATGGTTTGCAAAGAGATTTAACGATACTGTTCAAGATACAAATGCTGTAAGTTCAAAGTCAGTTTCTAAAAGTCAGACAACAAACTTCTTTGCTGAATCAAGAATGGGAAGAGATAATCAAAGAAGTGCTATGAAGGAGGAATATGAAAAGATAATCAGTGACAATCAGGCAAATAAAGAAGCAAAAGCAGTTGCTTCTACAAAGCTTATGCAACTTTTAGACTGGGGTAATAAAGAAAATACGGTTGAAACTCTTGTTAAAGAAAGAGGATTTGAGGATGCAATATGCTTTATTGATGATAATGGGGTTGAGCTCTGTGTAAAAACAAATGAACAATTAACAGATGAACAGGCTAATCAGCTAAAGGATATAATTGTAAGAACAACTCATATTTCCCCATCTAATATAACCATAAAAGCAAAACAATAA
- the spoIIIAG gene encoding stage III sporulation protein AG yields the protein MNFKRILQKLNEDRKKAIYYLLILFLCGVLLILIGDIIVKLNTKKVNNIKNSVEVNTNSNIIATSASFEDKVKKDLIDTLSQIQGVGKVSVMIYFEGGSESVPALNINDTNRKVEEKDSQGGVRTTTEISKNENVVLINEGGTSKPYIIKQVNPSIGGVIVVAEGAGNSEVKERILNSVKTVLNIPASKVSVMPMKK from the coding sequence ATGAATTTTAAAAGGATTTTACAAAAATTAAATGAGGATAGGAAAAAAGCCATATATTATTTATTAATTTTATTCTTATGTGGAGTATTATTGATATTAATAGGTGATATTATAGTTAAGCTTAATACAAAAAAAGTTAATAATATAAAAAATTCTGTTGAAGTTAATACTAATTCAAACATTATTGCAACTTCAGCAAGTTTTGAAGATAAAGTAAAAAAGGATCTTATAGATACATTATCTCAAATACAAGGTGTCGGTAAGGTATCGGTTATGATATACTTCGAAGGAGGAAGTGAATCAGTACCAGCTTTAAATATAAACGATACAAATAGAAAAGTGGAGGAGAAGGATAGTCAAGGAGGAGTTAGAACAACTACTGAAATTAGTAAAAATGAAAATGTTGTTTTGATTAATGAAGGAGGAACTAGCAAGCCATATATTATAAAGCAGGTTAATCCTTCCATAGGAGGAGTAATAGTTGTTGCAGAAGGAGCAGGTAATTCTGAAGTAAAAGAAAGGATTCTAAATTCTGTTAAAACAGTACTTAATATACCTGCAAGTAAAGTATCTGTTATGCCTATGAAAAAGTAG
- a CDS encoding bifunctional 5,10-methylenetetrahydrofolate dehydrogenase/5,10-methenyltetrahydrofolate cyclohydrolase, whose amino-acid sequence MGIIMDGKKIAEGIRAKLAEEIRKIEAEKAVKPTLATIIVEGDPSSAAYVKNKEKVCIQTGLGSVTYNLPMNTKEEDLIRLIEELNIRKDIHGILVQVPLPKHINENKIASIIDYRKDVDCFNPENAGRLFRGEKCLLPCTPKGIIRLIKAYGIEISGKKAAVVGRSNIVGKPCAMMLLNNNATVTICHSKTFNLKSQLLECDIIVSAVGKPGLITADMVKEGAVVIDAGTTMVDGKLKGDVDFEKVLEKASYITPVPGGVGAMTTTMLIENVLEAFNNYE is encoded by the coding sequence GTGGGGATTATAATGGATGGAAAAAAGATAGCAGAAGGAATAAGAGCAAAACTTGCAGAGGAGATAAGGAAAATAGAAGCTGAAAAGGCAGTAAAACCAACTCTTGCAACAATTATAGTTGAAGGGGATCCTTCATCAGCAGCTTATGTTAAAAATAAAGAAAAAGTATGTATTCAAACGGGGCTTGGTTCTGTTACATATAATTTACCAATGAACACAAAAGAGGAAGATCTTATAAGGCTTATTGAGGAATTAAATATAAGGAAAGATATACATGGAATACTTGTACAAGTTCCTTTGCCAAAGCATATAAATGAAAATAAAATTGCCAGTATAATTGATTATCGTAAGGATGTTGATTGTTTTAACCCAGAAAATGCAGGAAGGCTTTTTAGAGGGGAAAAATGCTTATTGCCTTGTACTCCTAAAGGTATTATAAGGCTTATTAAAGCTTATGGTATTGAAATTTCTGGGAAAAAGGCAGCTGTAGTTGGAAGAAGCAATATAGTAGGAAAACCTTGTGCAATGATGCTTTTAAATAATAATGCAACGGTTACGATATGCCATTCAAAGACTTTTAATTTGAAATCTCAACTTTTAGAATGTGATATAATAGTAAGTGCTGTTGGAAAACCCGGCCTTATTACTGCTGACATGGTAAAGGAAGGAGCAGTAGTAATAGATGCGGGAACAACTATGGTTGATGGTAAATTAAAAGGTGATGTGGATTTTGAAAAAGTGCTTGAAAAGGCTTCGTATATAACTCCAGTGCCAGGAGGAGTTGGAGCTATGACAACGACAATGCTAATTGAAAATGTTTTGGAGGCTTTTAATAATTATGAATAA
- the dxs gene encoding 1-deoxy-D-xylulose-5-phosphate synthase has protein sequence MMNLLDEINSPSKLKKLKLDELYKLAEEIRNFLIYTVSKTGGHLASNLGVVELTIALHRVFNMPEDKIIWDVGHQSYVHKILTGRKNRFSTLRKYGGLSGFPKPSESPYDVFAAGHSSTSISAALGMAKARDIKNEKYNVVAVIGDGALTGGLALEGLNEAGISNTNIIVVLNDNEMSISKNVGSIAAYLSKIRTDPTYLNLKDDLELILKKIPTVGNNLYKGAEKLKESLKYLLVQGMLFEEMGFTYLGPIDGHDIQRISEVLERAKNKKGPVLIHVITKKGKGYCFAEESPEEFHGIGPFEIETGENIATVKTNYSKVFGEEIIKAAQRNRNIVAITAAMPDGTGLNEFKNKFPTRFFDVGIAEQHAVTFAAGLAANGLKPVFAVYSTFLQRAYDQIIHDVCLQNLPVVFAIDRAGIVGEDGETHQGIFDIAYLRSIPNITMLSPKDINEFRIMLRWCFEYDKPVAIRYPRGGDFDVTFPFNEDEVIIKGKWEILKDGNDIAVLAVGRMIQFAIKALNRLKINNNINAALINCRFIKPMDTILLESIFKKYNTIITIEDGVIAGGFGSAVLEYASEKNYKGKLIRLGFPDEFVTHGAPAILYKKYGLDADGIYEKILMNI, from the coding sequence ATCATGAATTTGTTAGATGAAATTAATTCTCCAAGTAAATTAAAAAAATTAAAATTAGATGAACTTTATAAACTTGCTGAAGAAATTAGAAATTTTTTAATCTATACTGTTTCAAAAACAGGGGGCCATCTTGCCTCTAATCTTGGTGTAGTTGAGCTTACAATAGCTCTTCATAGAGTATTTAATATGCCTGAAGATAAAATAATTTGGGATGTAGGTCATCAATCTTATGTTCATAAGATATTAACAGGAAGAAAAAATAGATTTAGTACTTTAAGAAAATATGGAGGACTTAGTGGCTTCCCAAAGCCAAGTGAAAGTCCTTATGATGTTTTTGCAGCAGGTCATAGTAGTACATCAATATCTGCTGCTCTTGGCATGGCTAAAGCAAGGGATATTAAAAATGAAAAGTATAATGTTGTTGCTGTAATAGGAGATGGGGCTTTAACGGGAGGTCTTGCCCTTGAGGGATTAAATGAAGCAGGTATTTCAAATACTAACATAATTGTAGTTTTAAATGACAATGAGATGTCAATATCAAAAAACGTTGGAAGCATAGCTGCTTATTTAAGCAAAATAAGAACAGATCCAACCTATCTAAATTTAAAAGATGATTTAGAATTAATATTGAAAAAAATTCCTACAGTAGGGAATAATTTATATAAAGGTGCAGAAAAATTAAAAGAAAGCTTAAAATATTTACTTGTTCAGGGAATGCTATTTGAAGAAATGGGTTTTACATATTTAGGGCCAATTGATGGTCATGATATACAAAGGATTAGTGAAGTTTTAGAAAGGGCTAAAAATAAAAAAGGACCAGTTCTTATTCACGTTATTACTAAAAAAGGAAAAGGGTACTGCTTTGCAGAAGAAAGCCCAGAAGAATTTCATGGAATAGGTCCTTTTGAAATAGAAACTGGAGAAAACATAGCTACTGTAAAAACAAACTATTCAAAAGTATTTGGAGAGGAAATTATTAAAGCTGCTCAAAGAAATAGAAATATTGTTGCAATAACTGCTGCAATGCCTGATGGCACAGGACTAAATGAATTTAAAAATAAATTTCCAACAAGATTTTTTGATGTAGGTATAGCAGAACAGCATGCTGTAACCTTTGCAGCAGGGCTTGCTGCAAATGGTTTAAAACCGGTATTTGCTGTTTATTCAACTTTTCTTCAAAGGGCCTATGATCAGATTATACATGATGTATGTCTTCAAAATCTTCCTGTTGTATTTGCAATAGATAGAGCTGGTATAGTTGGGGAAGATGGAGAGACTCATCAGGGAATTTTTGATATAGCATACTTAAGATCTATTCCAAATATTACAATGTTATCTCCAAAGGATATAAATGAATTTAGAATTATGTTAAGATGGTGCTTTGAGTATGATAAACCTGTTGCTATACGTTATCCAAGGGGAGGAGACTTTGATGTTACTTTCCCTTTTAATGAAGATGAGGTTATTATAAAAGGAAAATGGGAAATTTTAAAAGATGGTAATGATATTGCAGTTTTGGCTGTTGGAAGAATGATTCAGTTTGCTATTAAAGCTTTGAATAGACTAAAAATCAATAATAATATAAATGCAGCACTTATAAATTGTAGATTTATAAAGCCAATGGATACTATACTTCTTGAGAGCATTTTTAAAAAATATAATACCATAATTACCATAGAAGATGGGGTAATTGCAGGAGGGTTTGGAAGTGCAGTTTTAGAATATGCAAGTGAGAAAAACTATAAAGGAAAGCTAATAAGGCTTGGCTTTCCAGATGAATTTGTAACCCATGGAGCTCCTGCAATATTGTATAAAAAATATGGATTAGATGCAGACGGAATATATGAAAAAATATTGATGAACATATAA